Proteins encoded together in one Longimicrobium sp. window:
- a CDS encoding NAD(P)/FAD-dependent oxidoreductase, whose translation MSDANITDITVIGGGPTGLYAAFYAGLRGISCRIVDALPQLGGQLMALYPEKYIFDVGGLPKILAKDLANNMIEQGTQFGPEVVLGAEVQEMVREDGHFRLVTPAGEFLTRTVCVTAGKGALNPRVLECPGWDDHYRDGGGAHTHVRQIEDFRDRRVLIVGGGDSAVDWVLGLRGVARSVTLIHRRPEFRAHKSSVLEMQGLAERGEVQVLTPYEVRGMEGVNGCVARVTIFNNETDEDTHLDADAVIALLGFKPDLGPIARWGLELEKNTIKVNGVMETSVPGVWAAGDIVHYEGKLELISCGYGEAAIAVNNAVRYLNPKARLAPGHSTNLKIFKQDD comes from the coding sequence GTGAGCGACGCGAACATCACGGACATCACCGTCATCGGCGGCGGGCCCACCGGGCTGTACGCCGCTTTCTATGCAGGGCTGCGCGGGATCTCGTGCCGCATCGTGGACGCGCTTCCGCAGCTCGGCGGGCAGCTCATGGCGCTCTACCCGGAGAAGTACATCTTCGACGTGGGCGGGCTGCCGAAGATCCTGGCCAAGGACCTGGCCAACAACATGATCGAGCAGGGCACCCAGTTCGGCCCCGAGGTGGTGCTCGGCGCCGAGGTGCAGGAGATGGTGCGGGAGGACGGGCACTTCCGCCTGGTGACCCCCGCGGGCGAGTTCCTCACGCGCACCGTGTGCGTCACGGCGGGGAAGGGCGCCCTCAACCCGCGCGTGCTGGAGTGCCCGGGGTGGGACGACCACTACCGCGACGGCGGCGGCGCGCACACGCACGTCCGCCAGATCGAGGATTTCCGCGACCGGCGCGTGCTGATCGTGGGCGGCGGCGACTCGGCGGTGGACTGGGTGCTGGGGCTGCGCGGCGTGGCCCGCTCCGTCACCCTCATCCACCGGCGCCCCGAGTTCCGCGCGCACAAGAGCAGCGTGCTGGAGATGCAGGGGCTCGCCGAGCGCGGCGAGGTGCAGGTGCTGACGCCGTACGAGGTGCGGGGGATGGAAGGGGTGAACGGGTGCGTGGCCCGCGTCACCATCTTCAACAACGAGACGGACGAGGACACCCACCTCGATGCGGACGCGGTGATCGCGCTGCTGGGCTTCAAGCCGGACCTGGGGCCGATCGCGCGCTGGGGCCTGGAGCTGGAGAAGAACACCATCAAGGTCAACGGGGTGATGGAGACCAGCGTTCCGGGTGTGTGGGCGGCCGGCGACATCGTGCACTATGAGGGGAAGCTGGAGCTGATCTCGTGCGGCTACGGCGAGGCGGCCATCGCGGTGAACAACGCGGTGCGCTACCTCAACCCCAAGGCGCGCCTGGCTCCCGGGCACTCCACGAACCTCAAGATATTCAAGCAGGACGACTGA